The Methylacidimicrobium sp. B4 genome contains a region encoding:
- a CDS encoding pitrilysin family protein: MSSTLRSAAGQPSSELGPFPLSLLAVEQRTLANGLTVLVNRDLRVPVVSLQCWCATGSLHEGRWIGSGISHLLEHLLFKGTATRTGVQMVQEIQDLGGHFNAYTTYERTVYHIDLPAESWRQALPILADAVLHPAIAPEEFDREKDVIRREFAMVEDDPETQLFQAAFETAFLRHPMRFPIIGQIDLFNALTCDDVVAYHRERYVPQNLFLIASGAVEPEEVFSVAESCMGSEPRRFLTDLPLPAEPQQVAARYARKTFASELARISILYPVPGFGHPDSAALRVLALLLGEARSSILHQKLVESESLAEEVETFAFAGPEVGAFGVEARCAPERLEALAARIREEVAAIGQAPPSEADLTLARRLTLARSISELKTMAGKAEAVGSGWLVARDPYLKETFLRLLLGVSGEDVQRVARRYLLPHKENRVDLVPVGFRLPARRSSAATGRGGKAVPSLTKVGGGLRMISLENNLPLQFFRAAFGGGLLSEPKGKEGICFLAAQLLLKGTRSRTAATIAREVEELGGSVAADAGNNSAGLSLEVLSDQWAPALKLFLEMLLEPACREEELAIEKRKQLSLLQAERDDPLSLARNLVRRTLYGTHPYGGTILGTEESLASLCVADVEHFIATVLQTNRLILAGAGPVDPREWQPFVVPELASRFGEAAGLSFPPLPPLPSRPVRAEERAPGKEQAIVEIAFPIPELVHPDQLPLAVVGEALSDLGTRLFVRVRDELGLAYFVSASRFLGRQAGYFYFYAGTAPGKEQEVERVLLEEVFRLAQEGFSEGEFVRARAKLISEETMSWQNPASVVTSSALHELLGLGWDYDERRLLRLKAMSLDEVNRVLRTYFQSQGYVIGVVRP; this comes from the coding sequence ATGAGTTCCACGCTGCGATCCGCCGCCGGCCAGCCTTCCTCCGAGCTTGGGCCCTTCCCGCTCTCGCTTCTAGCAGTGGAGCAGAGGACTCTGGCGAACGGGCTCACCGTGCTGGTCAATCGGGACCTGCGCGTGCCGGTCGTCTCCCTCCAGTGCTGGTGTGCGACCGGGAGCCTCCATGAGGGACGGTGGATCGGCTCGGGGATCTCTCATCTCCTGGAGCATCTTCTGTTCAAAGGGACGGCGACGCGGACCGGGGTCCAGATGGTCCAGGAGATCCAGGACCTCGGCGGCCATTTCAATGCCTACACGACCTACGAGCGGACCGTCTACCATATCGATCTTCCTGCCGAATCCTGGCGGCAGGCCCTGCCGATCCTCGCGGACGCCGTGCTCCATCCGGCGATTGCTCCGGAGGAGTTCGATCGGGAAAAGGATGTGATCCGACGGGAGTTCGCCATGGTGGAGGACGATCCCGAGACCCAGCTCTTCCAGGCAGCTTTCGAGACCGCCTTCCTGCGGCATCCCATGCGCTTTCCGATCATTGGGCAGATCGATCTATTCAATGCCCTGACCTGTGACGATGTCGTTGCCTATCATCGGGAGCGCTATGTCCCCCAGAATCTCTTCCTCATCGCCTCCGGTGCGGTGGAGCCGGAGGAGGTCTTCTCGGTCGCGGAATCGTGCATGGGCAGCGAACCTCGGCGATTCCTCACGGATCTCCCGCTGCCTGCAGAGCCGCAGCAAGTCGCCGCTCGCTACGCGCGCAAGACGTTTGCCAGCGAGCTAGCCCGGATTTCCATCCTCTATCCGGTTCCCGGATTCGGCCACCCGGATTCGGCCGCCCTTCGCGTTCTCGCCTTGCTGCTGGGCGAGGCCCGGAGCTCGATCTTGCATCAAAAGCTGGTCGAGAGCGAGAGCTTGGCCGAAGAGGTGGAGACGTTTGCGTTTGCTGGACCCGAAGTCGGGGCGTTCGGTGTGGAGGCGCGGTGTGCACCCGAGCGGTTGGAAGCCCTGGCGGCTCGGATTCGCGAGGAAGTCGCCGCGATCGGGCAGGCGCCGCCCTCGGAAGCCGACTTGACCTTGGCGCGCCGGTTGACGCTCGCGCGATCGATCTCCGAGCTCAAGACCATGGCGGGCAAGGCCGAAGCGGTGGGCTCGGGCTGGCTCGTGGCCCGGGATCCCTACTTGAAGGAGACCTTCTTGCGTCTCCTGCTCGGAGTGAGTGGCGAGGACGTTCAGCGGGTAGCCCGCCGCTATCTCTTGCCCCACAAGGAGAATCGAGTCGATCTGGTTCCCGTCGGCTTTCGGCTTCCGGCGCGTAGATCGTCCGCAGCAACGGGTCGCGGAGGAAAGGCGGTCCCCTCCTTGACGAAGGTGGGCGGTGGATTGCGGATGATTTCCCTGGAAAACAACCTCCCTCTCCAGTTCTTCCGGGCCGCGTTTGGCGGCGGGCTCCTCTCCGAGCCGAAGGGGAAGGAGGGCATCTGCTTCCTGGCTGCGCAGCTTCTCCTCAAGGGGACCCGGAGCCGAACGGCCGCCACGATCGCCCGGGAGGTGGAGGAGCTCGGCGGCTCGGTCGCGGCCGATGCGGGAAATAATTCCGCCGGCCTTTCGCTGGAGGTCTTGAGCGACCAGTGGGCTCCGGCGCTCAAGCTCTTCCTCGAGATGCTGCTTGAGCCCGCCTGCCGTGAAGAGGAGCTGGCGATCGAAAAGCGGAAGCAGCTTTCGCTGCTCCAGGCCGAACGGGACGATCCGCTCTCCCTCGCTCGCAACCTTGTCCGGCGGACTCTGTACGGAACCCATCCCTATGGGGGCACCATCCTGGGGACGGAGGAGAGCCTGGCATCCCTCTGCGTGGCCGACGTGGAACATTTCATCGCCACGGTGCTTCAGACCAATCGGCTGATCCTCGCGGGAGCGGGGCCGGTGGATCCGAGGGAGTGGCAGCCCTTCGTCGTTCCGGAGCTCGCTTCCCGGTTCGGAGAAGCGGCCGGGCTCTCCTTCCCTCCTCTGCCTCCTCTTCCCTCACGGCCCGTGCGGGCCGAAGAGCGGGCTCCCGGCAAGGAGCAAGCGATCGTAGAGATCGCCTTCCCGATCCCGGAGCTGGTCCATCCCGATCAACTGCCTCTGGCGGTGGTGGGGGAGGCTCTGTCGGATCTGGGTACCCGGCTCTTTGTCCGCGTGCGTGACGAGCTGGGATTGGCCTACTTCGTGAGTGCTTCGCGCTTCCTCGGGCGTCAGGCCGGATATTTCTACTTCTATGCGGGGACCGCTCCCGGCAAGGAGCAAGAGGTCGAGCGGGTGCTGCTGGAGGAGGTCTTCCGGCTTGCCCAGGAAGGATTTTCGGAAGGAGAGTTCGTTCGAGCCCGAGCGAAGCTGATCAGCGAGGAGACGATGTCTTGGCAGAATCCCGCCTCGGTGGTGACGAGCTCGGCGCTCCACGAGCTTCTGGGCTTGGGCTGGGATTACGACGAGCGGAGGCTCCTCCGCTTGAAGGCGATGTCCCTGGACGAGGTCAACCGCGTTCTTCGGACCTATTTTCAAAGCCAGGGGTATGTGATTGGGGTCGTTCGTCCGTAA
- a CDS encoding Minf_1886 family protein, producing MRKRNFASIVEEICERDGRYADEAYYFVREALHSSEKGGKRKGKRRVAVAASGKELLDVLRTHALREFGPMSKLVLSEWGIRSCSDLGDVILSLASYGVLGQTSAGTRKDFKKGFSFTSAFVKPFCPVGTVRSARKRKVAQTEAKAGKPGRAKKKAPAA from the coding sequence ATGCGCAAGCGGAACTTTGCCAGCATTGTCGAAGAGATTTGCGAGCGGGACGGACGCTACGCCGATGAGGCATACTATTTCGTTCGCGAGGCCCTGCATTCGAGCGAGAAGGGAGGAAAGCGCAAGGGGAAGCGAAGAGTCGCCGTGGCCGCGTCGGGCAAGGAGCTTCTGGATGTGCTGCGCACGCATGCGCTGCGGGAATTTGGACCGATGAGCAAGCTGGTCTTGAGCGAATGGGGGATCCGGAGCTGCAGCGACCTGGGAGACGTGATCCTTTCGCTCGCTTCTTACGGAGTCTTGGGCCAGACGAGTGCGGGAACCCGGAAAGATTTTAAAAAGGGCTTCAGCTTCACTTCAGCCTTCGTGAAGCCCTTCTGTCCCGTAGGAACGGTTCGATCGGCGCGCAAACGGAAGGTAGCGCAAACCGAGGCAAAGGCTGGCAAGCCGGGTCGCGCCAAGAAGAAGGCTCCGGCCGCATAG